One genomic window of Bartonella sp. JB63 includes the following:
- the thiD gene encoding bifunctional hydroxymethylpyrimidine kinase/phosphomethylpyrimidine kinase, whose translation MRSQIGKDKFFIPRILSIAGTDPSGGAGMQADLKVFSAMKAYGMSVVTAVVAQNTQGVQAFQALDASFVADQIDSVFEDIHVDAVKIGMVANAQIAQVIAERLAYYKAPFIVFDPVMVAKSGDVLLKPDAVEVIRNVLIPMSTLITPNLPEAAMLLRREVKWSLDTMYQCSAQLLALGCGAILLKGGQLNVLACKTGNHYDLSSPDLYCDSKGAIMLDASRFITTNDHGTGCTISAAIAALLPKLSLVDAVKKAKNYLNNALSASNVLQVGKGRGPLHHFCELWDHK comes from the coding sequence ATGAGATCACAGATTGGTAAAGATAAGTTTTTTATTCCACGAATTTTATCTATTGCTGGTACTGATCCTTCTGGGGGTGCTGGAATGCAAGCTGATTTAAAGGTTTTTTCAGCAATGAAAGCTTATGGTATGAGTGTAGTTACAGCTGTTGTAGCTCAAAATACACAGGGTGTGCAGGCTTTTCAAGCGTTGGATGCATCTTTTGTTGCTGATCAAATTGATTCGGTTTTCGAAGATATTCATGTTGATGCCGTTAAAATTGGGATGGTAGCAAATGCTCAAATTGCGCAGGTCATTGCAGAGCGTTTAGCTTATTATAAAGCCCCTTTTATTGTTTTTGATCCGGTTATGGTAGCAAAAAGTGGTGATGTTCTTTTGAAACCTGATGCGGTTGAAGTTATTCGTAATGTTCTTATTCCTATGTCGACATTGATTACACCAAATTTACCTGAGGCAGCCATGTTATTGAGACGTGAAGTGAAATGGTCATTAGATACTATGTATCAATGCAGTGCGCAGCTTTTGGCATTGGGTTGTGGTGCTATTTTATTGAAGGGTGGGCAGCTGAATGTTCTTGCTTGTAAGACTGGAAATCATTACGATCTCTCTAGCCCAGATCTTTATTGTGATTCTAAAGGTGCTATAATGCTTGACGCTTCCCGTTTTATCACAACTAATGATCATGGTACTGGTTGTACTATTTCAGCCGCGATTGCAGCACTTTTGCCTAAATTGTCTTTAGTTGATGCAGTCAAAAAAGCTAAAAATTATTTGAATAATGCTTTATCTGCTTCAAATGTTTTACAAGTAGGAAAAGGACGAGGTCCGCTTCATCATTTTTGTGAATTGTGGGATCATAAATGA
- a CDS encoding lysophospholipid acyltransferase family protein yields MRNMVLIFRSLLFTVVFYTATFVQMVIYAPFYFLMPRKKAWIVPKIWARITLFLHKHITGTDYEIEGIENLPTGSYIVAPKHQSAWETFSLVPYFDDPVLIIKRELMWIPLFGWYMAKTQIIPINRTSPIKALKTILHNAKQKVKQGREILIFPEGTRRQPGQDPDYKPGITALYNELKLQVVPIAHNAGLYWPRNNFRRYPGTIRVRILPPIKAGLNKRDFLDQLIQKTEKACDELLLLAAQDRNPPPMPPSAVQRLQILGHNWKEPVRD; encoded by the coding sequence ATGAGAAATATGGTGCTTATCTTTCGCTCTCTTCTTTTTACAGTCGTTTTTTACACAGCAACCTTTGTACAAATGGTTATTTACGCGCCCTTTTATTTTTTAATGCCGCGTAAAAAGGCGTGGATTGTACCTAAAATATGGGCACGTATTACACTGTTTTTGCACAAACACATTACTGGAACAGACTATGAAATTGAAGGTATAGAAAATCTCCCGACTGGATCTTATATTGTTGCTCCAAAACATCAATCCGCATGGGAAACCTTTAGCCTCGTTCCTTATTTTGATGATCCTGTTCTCATTATTAAGCGTGAATTAATGTGGATTCCCCTTTTTGGTTGGTATATGGCAAAAACACAAATTATTCCGATTAATCGGACAAGTCCTATTAAAGCTCTCAAAACCATTTTACACAATGCAAAACAAAAAGTAAAACAAGGCCGTGAAATTCTCATTTTTCCTGAAGGAACACGCAGACAACCTGGCCAAGATCCAGATTATAAACCAGGAATTACTGCTCTTTACAATGAACTTAAACTTCAAGTTGTACCTATTGCCCACAATGCTGGTTTATATTGGCCACGTAATAATTTTCGTCGCTATCCAGGAACAATCCGCGTCCGTATTCTCCCTCCTATTAAAGCAGGTTTAAATAAACGTGATTTCCTAGATCAACTCATTCAAAAAACAGAAAAAGCTTGTGATGAATTACTTCTATTAGCTGCTCAAGATCGCAATCCTCCTCCTATGCCACCCTCTGCTGTTCAAAGACTTCAAATACTTGGTCATAATTGGAAAGAGCCTGTGCGTGATTAA
- a CDS encoding D-alanyl-D-alanine carboxypeptidase family protein gives MNQFFHKLFLSFTLSITSSLTLAHPFISVDATTGRILKHNQAFERWYPASLTKLMTAYVIFRAMSTGKISPYKHITISKNAAQAPAINSGYKAGSILTLDTALKITLVKSTNDLAIAISEAISGSQEAFVQQMNAEAQRLGMFGTNFTNTSGLPDPNNYSTARDIALLAVQIRREFPQYAHYFSIAAIDFGNGQKIQLNSNNLIGRFDGIDGMKTGFICASGFNLVASATRNKRTIIAVILGSDSVNKREEKAAQLLDAGFSDKGSPQSTLATLEPYGTKISQTTDMRQQICTPEALKMRLDSYDEEGNIILTSPLITPLPSSILPLQVKLINAPKALKINGKIIREIPIPHKRPPYHSMIKAVNHI, from the coding sequence ATGAATCAATTCTTTCACAAACTTTTTCTCTCTTTCACTCTGAGTATAACAAGCTCTCTAACTCTCGCCCACCCTTTTATTTCTGTTGATGCTACAACCGGAAGAATATTAAAGCATAATCAAGCTTTTGAACGTTGGTATCCTGCTTCTTTAACAAAATTAATGACGGCTTATGTCATTTTTCGAGCCATGAGCACAGGAAAAATTTCACCCTACAAGCACATCACCATCAGCAAAAATGCAGCGCAAGCACCTGCCATCAATTCAGGCTATAAAGCTGGCTCTATTCTCACACTTGATACAGCCTTAAAAATTACTCTGGTTAAATCCACAAATGATCTAGCTATTGCTATAAGTGAAGCTATTTCTGGTTCACAAGAAGCTTTTGTACAACAAATGAATGCCGAAGCTCAACGTCTAGGCATGTTTGGAACTAATTTTACAAATACAAGTGGGTTACCAGATCCAAATAATTACTCCACAGCCCGAGACATTGCTCTTTTAGCGGTTCAAATTCGTCGGGAATTTCCTCAATATGCTCATTATTTTTCTATTGCAGCCATTGATTTTGGCAATGGACAAAAAATCCAATTGAATTCAAACAATCTTATTGGTCGTTTTGATGGCATAGATGGTATGAAAACAGGATTTATTTGTGCTTCTGGCTTCAATCTTGTTGCTTCAGCAACAAGAAATAAGCGAACAATTATAGCTGTTATTTTAGGATCGGACAGTGTCAATAAAAGAGAAGAAAAAGCAGCACAACTGCTTGATGCAGGATTTTCAGACAAAGGATCTCCCCAATCAACATTAGCAACATTAGAACCTTATGGTACAAAAATATCACAAACAACCGATATGAGACAACAAATATGCACACCTGAAGCTCTAAAAATGCGCTTAGATTCTTATGATGAAGAAGGAAATATCATTCTCACGTCTCCTTTAATTACCCCTTTACCTTCTTCTATTCTTCCTTTGCAAGTAAAACTCATTAACGCACCAAAAGCATTAAAAATCAATGGAAAAATAATACGAGAAATTCCCATTCCACATAAACGACCTCCCTATCACTCTATGATAAAAGCAGTCAATCACATTTAA
- a CDS encoding CobW family GTP-binding protein, translating to MQTTRIPVTLITGFLGSGKTTVLNYLLRDPLLANSAVIINEFGEVSIDHLFVEKATEGIIELTNGCLCCNLRSDLIDTLVDLIDHTQTQYPQKLNRIIIETTGLADPAPILQAILSHPFLIQVLAIDAVIATFDALNSFSILEHSPEIQKQLTLADKIILTKTDLIDHKIPLDLLTNKLKALNPTAQIINSHSDQCKPHELINKIILNEKGDNIEIKKWLPTVPHNHSHYQNFRAFSLDYNEPIHSTTLEAFLDLLKDLYGEKLLRVKALIALHDNPHSPLVLHGVQTFFHPPIRLPTWPEEITKTRFVIITNGVEKEAIQKLFDACLNNPAIDTPDKAAMLNNPLIIPGVKF from the coding sequence ATGCAGACAACACGTATTCCCGTTACTCTCATTACCGGTTTTTTAGGTTCTGGTAAAACAACTGTTCTCAACTATTTGCTACGAGACCCTCTTTTAGCCAACAGTGCTGTTATCATTAATGAATTCGGTGAAGTAAGTATCGACCATCTCTTTGTTGAAAAAGCAACCGAAGGAATTATTGAATTAACAAACGGCTGTCTGTGCTGCAATTTGCGCAGTGATTTAATCGACACATTAGTTGATTTGATTGATCACACCCAAACACAATATCCCCAAAAATTGAATCGCATTATAATTGAAACAACAGGTTTAGCTGATCCTGCCCCTATTTTACAAGCCATTCTAAGTCATCCTTTTTTAATTCAAGTATTAGCTATTGATGCTGTTATTGCAACATTTGATGCATTAAACTCTTTTTCCATCCTCGAACATTCTCCTGAAATACAAAAACAACTGACTTTAGCTGATAAAATTATTCTTACAAAAACCGATCTTATTGATCATAAAATTCCTCTCGATTTGCTCACCAACAAACTCAAAGCTCTTAATCCTACAGCGCAAATTATCAACTCCCATTCTGATCAATGTAAACCACATGAATTAATAAACAAAATAATTTTGAATGAAAAAGGAGATAATATAGAGATAAAAAAATGGCTCCCCACTGTTCCACATAATCATTCTCATTACCAAAACTTTCGCGCCTTTTCATTAGACTATAATGAACCGATTCACTCCACTACGTTAGAAGCTTTCCTAGATCTCCTAAAAGATCTTTATGGTGAAAAATTACTCCGTGTAAAAGCACTTATCGCATTGCACGATAATCCACATAGTCCACTTGTTCTTCATGGTGTACAAACATTTTTTCATCCACCAATAAGGCTTCCGACATGGCCAGAAGAAATCACAAAAACTCGTTTTGTCATTATTACTAATGGCGTTGAAAAAGAAGCAATACAAAAATTGTTTGATGCTTGTTTAAATAACCCAGCAATAGATACTCCAGACAAAGCTGCTATGTTAAATAACCCTTTAATTATTCCAGGAGTAAAATTTTAA
- a CDS encoding L,D-transpeptidase family protein — translation MKLNRFFSVVFFILIGILMACQERLPTSFKGKVQQPLPREILNKMAMHDIDQYAPIMMRFFKEENIAEIWKQNRSGVFFLVMSYNICKWSGQLGPKYREGDFQAPEGFYTIQANQMNPYSKYYLSFNIGFPNLYDRIHGRTGSYIMVHGACSSVGCYSMNDSNMAQIYAFARDAFRGGQKEFQLHAFPFRMTNANMRRHHASPHYEFWKMLKEGYDFFEIKRKPPKINVYNKRYVFDHFTDEASVARAL, via the coding sequence ATGAAATTAAATAGATTTTTTTCAGTGGTATTTTTTATTCTAATTGGAATATTAATGGCATGTCAGGAGAGATTACCTACTTCTTTCAAAGGTAAAGTTCAACAGCCATTACCTCGAGAAATCCTCAATAAAATGGCTATGCATGATATTGATCAGTATGCACCAATTATGATGCGATTTTTTAAAGAAGAAAATATTGCTGAAATTTGGAAGCAAAATCGTTCAGGAGTATTCTTTCTTGTTATGAGTTATAACATTTGTAAATGGTCTGGTCAGCTTGGTCCTAAATATCGAGAAGGTGATTTTCAAGCTCCAGAAGGTTTTTATACCATTCAGGCAAATCAAATGAATCCTTATTCGAAATATTATCTTTCTTTTAATATAGGTTTTCCTAATCTTTATGATCGGATTCATGGCCGTACAGGGAGCTATATTATGGTTCATGGAGCTTGTTCTTCTGTAGGCTGTTATTCAATGAATGATAGCAATATGGCACAAATCTACGCTTTCGCGCGGGATGCTTTTAGAGGTGGGCAAAAGGAATTTCAATTACATGCTTTTCCTTTTCGCATGACTAATGCTAATATGCGACGTCATCACGCAAGTCCTCATTATGAATTCTGGAAGATGCTCAAGGAAGGCTATGATTTTTTTGAAATAAAACGTAAACCTCCCAAAATTAATGTTTATAATAAACGTTACGTTTTTGATCATTTTACTGATGAAGCTTCAGTTGCTAGAGCCTTATGA
- a CDS encoding acetyl-CoA carboxylase carboxyltransferase subunit alpha, with protein sequence MYNYLDFEKPVADLDLQILELKKIAQEKGSLDMSDEIARLEMRSQTALRDLYKKLSPWQKTQVARHPDRPHFMDYSVQLLTDVTPLAGDRKFAEDAAIQAGFARFKGEAIAYIGQEKGHDTQTRLHYNFGSARPEGYRKAVRIMEMADRFQLPLLTFVDTAGAYPGVSAEERGQAEAIAQSTAATLRLRVPVVSVIIGEGGSGGAIAIAAANKVYMLEHSIYSVISPEGAASILWRDSARAKDAATNMRITAQDLYKLHIIDGIIPEPLGGAHRGKEIVIETAGNIISDALKSMADKDGETIKQERREKYLQIGRSLN encoded by the coding sequence ATGTATAATTATCTTGATTTTGAAAAACCAGTTGCTGATCTTGATCTGCAAATTCTTGAATTAAAAAAAATCGCTCAAGAAAAAGGGAGTCTTGATATGAGCGATGAAATTGCGCGTCTCGAAATGCGTTCTCAAACAGCTTTGCGAGATCTCTATAAAAAATTGTCACCATGGCAAAAAACACAAGTAGCTCGTCACCCTGATCGACCTCATTTTATGGATTATTCAGTGCAATTGTTGACTGATGTTACACCTTTGGCAGGTGATCGTAAATTCGCTGAAGATGCAGCTATTCAAGCTGGTTTTGCACGCTTTAAAGGTGAAGCAATCGCTTATATAGGTCAAGAAAAAGGTCATGATACCCAAACCCGTTTGCACTATAATTTTGGTTCTGCGCGGCCAGAAGGATATCGTAAAGCTGTGCGTATTATGGAAATGGCGGATCGTTTTCAATTACCATTACTGACTTTTGTTGATACGGCGGGTGCTTATCCTGGTGTGAGTGCTGAGGAACGTGGACAGGCAGAAGCAATTGCCCAATCAACGGCAGCAACTTTACGCTTACGGGTTCCTGTTGTTTCCGTTATTATTGGAGAAGGAGGTTCTGGGGGAGCGATAGCAATTGCTGCAGCCAATAAAGTTTATATGTTGGAGCATTCGATTTATTCGGTTATTTCCCCAGAGGGAGCAGCTTCTATTTTATGGCGCGATTCTGCTCGTGCAAAAGATGCGGCAACGAATATGCGCATTACTGCTCAAGATCTTTATAAGTTACATATTATTGATGGTATTATTCCTGAGCCTTTAGGAGGAGCGCATCGTGGAAAAGAGATTGTCATTGAGACAGCAGGTAATATTATTTCAGATGCTTTAAAGTCTATGGCTGATAAGGATGGTGAAACTATTAAACAGGAGCGGCGGGAGAAATATCTTCAAATCGGTCGTTCTTTGAATTAG
- a CDS encoding site-specific tyrosine recombinase XerD, whose protein sequence is MKNDAVIDHFLEMMSVERGASVRTLLAYQHDLKWAQNKLSLRSLSFFSAQREDLINLLSFMQTAGCAATSQARRLSTLRQFFQFLYAEGLRGDDPSSDIDSPRQVRPLPKIISENTVTKLLDFAQLETSQKEYGSQDYFRALRLQVLLEMLYATGLRISELVSLPVQAVRGKEQFILVRGKGEKERVVLLSKKARQILSQWLILRDQGKDATSFYLFPARSSTGYIARQFVARGLKDLAKRAGIRSEIFSPHVLRHAFASHLLQNGADLRVVQNLLGHCDISTTQIYTHVLEARLYRLVNEHHPLVDQCKVK, encoded by the coding sequence ATGAAAAATGATGCTGTCATAGATCATTTTCTTGAAATGATGAGTGTAGAGCGAGGGGCTTCTGTTCGTACACTTTTAGCTTATCAACATGATTTAAAATGGGCGCAAAATAAATTATCTTTACGCTCTCTTTCATTTTTTTCAGCACAAAGAGAAGATTTGATCAATCTTTTATCTTTTATGCAGACTGCTGGCTGTGCTGCAACTTCACAAGCACGCCGTTTATCAACTTTACGTCAATTTTTCCAATTCCTTTATGCTGAAGGATTAAGAGGGGATGATCCTTCTAGTGATATTGATTCACCTCGTCAAGTACGTCCTTTACCAAAAATTATTAGTGAAAATACGGTGACAAAATTACTTGATTTTGCACAGTTGGAGACAAGTCAAAAAGAGTATGGATCCCAGGATTATTTCCGTGCTTTGCGTCTTCAGGTCTTACTTGAAATGCTTTATGCAACAGGATTACGTATTAGTGAACTCGTAAGTCTTCCGGTTCAGGCTGTACGGGGGAAAGAACAATTTATTTTGGTTCGCGGTAAGGGTGAAAAAGAGCGAGTAGTACTTTTATCAAAGAAGGCACGCCAAATTTTGTCGCAGTGGTTAATTCTGCGGGATCAAGGGAAAGATGCAACAAGTTTTTATCTTTTTCCTGCTCGTTCATCAACGGGATATATTGCGCGCCAATTTGTTGCCCGTGGATTAAAAGATCTCGCTAAAAGAGCAGGAATACGGAGTGAAATCTTCTCTCCTCATGTGTTGCGTCACGCTTTTGCAAGTCATCTGTTGCAAAATGGTGCTGATTTACGCGTGGTTCAAAATTTGTTAGGTCATTGCGACATTTCTACAACCCAAATTTATACACATGTATTAGAAGCTAGGCTTTATCGTTTGGTTAATGAGCATCATCCGCTTGTTGATCAGTGTAAGGTTAAATAA
- a CDS encoding shikimate kinase: protein MLKKNSLILGKGGEAYIKQNIQKTIRQNRISIWLKADFDILIERVLKRPTRPFLQKKNPEIMQ, encoded by the coding sequence ATCCTCAAAAAAAACTCTCTCATTTTAGGAAAAGGTGGAGAAGCTTATATAAAGCAAAATATCCAGAAAACCATTCGTCAAAATAGGATATCAATATGGCTTAAAGCAGATTTCGATATTCTCATTGAACGTGTTTTAAAGCGTCCTACTCGACCATTTCTTCAGAAAAAAAACCCAGAAATTATGCAATAA
- a CDS encoding MliC family protein, which produces MKKFYLSLLLFNPITAFAGSLVIDVPDVPEPMIENVVYQCDTGAIKEKIEATYLNAGNISLVDFKWKGEHIVAANVIAASGSKYAGAQYIWWVSKNEVTFVDLINDPEEKKPIFCKVEEKK; this is translated from the coding sequence ATGAAAAAATTCTACTTAAGTTTATTACTCTTCAACCCGATCACTGCTTTTGCTGGCTCACTAGTCATCGATGTACCAGATGTGCCAGAACCTATGATAGAAAACGTTGTTTATCAATGTGATACTGGAGCGATTAAAGAAAAAATCGAAGCAACCTATCTCAATGCTGGGAATATTTCGTTAGTTGATTTCAAATGGAAAGGCGAACACATTGTCGCTGCAAATGTTATTGCTGCTTCAGGATCAAAATATGCAGGAGCACAGTATATTTGGTGGGTATCTAAAAACGAAGTTACATTCGTTGATCTTATTAATGATCCAGAAGAAAAGAAACCTATTTTCTGTAAAGTAGAAGAAAAGAAATAA
- a CDS encoding BA14K family protein, translating into MSIIKSLCYILSIVTIVSIFIITPNISNIVYNNGTEAKAVDQLSVQDNRALLIVTGRKELNGFKGYRHYRHGYRKYSDGWWYPEKAFVVYTYSDVKDTPLNAISTQKYNPTVFSSLEKKELWSVKGHIDYCKARYLSYNQNDNSYQPFHGPRKQCFSSFFKE; encoded by the coding sequence ATGTCTATCATTAAAAGTTTATGTTACATTTTGTCCATTGTAACGATTGTCAGTATTTTCATTATAACACCCAATATTTCTAATATAGTGTACAATAATGGCACTGAGGCAAAAGCAGTTGATCAGCTTTCTGTTCAAGATAATCGAGCTCTTTTGATTGTTACTGGTCGTAAGGAATTGAATGGTTTTAAAGGTTATCGCCATTATCGACATGGTTATCGCAAATATAGTGATGGCTGGTGGTATCCTGAAAAAGCATTTGTTGTATATACATATTCAGATGTAAAAGATACGCCCCTAAATGCTATATCAACCCAAAAATACAACCCTACTGTTTTTTCCTCTTTAGAGAAAAAAGAATTGTGGAGCGTAAAGGGCCATATTGATTATTGTAAGGCTCGTTATCTTTCTTATAATCAAAATGATAATAGTTATCAACCTTTTCATGGACCTCGCAAGCAATGCTTTTCTAGCTTTTTCAAGGAGTAA
- a CDS encoding carboxynorspermidine decarboxylase — protein MIGTPYYLIDKPKLIKNMKTITHLRAISGVKILLALKCFATWSLFDIMSHYMDGTTSSSLYELRLGKEKFGKETHAYSVAWADNEIDEACGYADKIIFNSIQQLKRFANATKTIQRGLRLNPGISASNFDLANPSRPFSRLGETNQNAIKEVLPLINGLMIHNNCENSDFNLFNQMLNQIEEKFKELFIEVDWVSLGGGIHFTAENYPLEDLAERLKCFSQTYGVTVFLEPGEAAITKSTTLEVSVLDTLYNKKNLAIVDSSVESHMLDLLIYRENAKLEPNHGPYEIMVCGKSCLAGDIFGTFQFPEPLKIGDKLSFQDAAGYTMVKKNWFNGVAMPAIVIKECNGTLKLQRQFSYNDYKNSLS, from the coding sequence ATGATTGGAACTCCTTATTATCTTATTGATAAACCTAAACTCATAAAAAATATGAAGACTATTACCCACTTACGAGCAATATCAGGAGTGAAAATTTTACTCGCTTTAAAGTGCTTTGCAACATGGAGTCTCTTTGATATTATGTCCCATTATATGGATGGTACCACATCATCATCCCTTTATGAACTTCGTTTAGGAAAAGAAAAATTTGGTAAAGAAACCCATGCCTATTCAGTTGCATGGGCAGATAATGAAATTGACGAAGCTTGTGGTTATGCAGATAAAATTATTTTTAATTCAATTCAACAACTGAAACGTTTTGCTAACGCTACAAAAACTATTCAACGAGGCTTAAGATTGAATCCAGGGATCAGTGCATCAAATTTTGATCTTGCAAATCCTTCTCGTCCTTTTAGCCGTTTAGGAGAAACTAATCAGAATGCTATTAAAGAAGTCTTACCCCTTATTAACGGTTTGATGATCCATAATAATTGCGAAAACAGTGATTTTAATCTTTTTAATCAAATGCTTAACCAAATTGAAGAAAAATTTAAAGAACTTTTCATCGAAGTTGATTGGGTTAGTCTCGGTGGAGGAATTCATTTTACTGCTGAAAATTATCCTTTAGAAGATTTAGCAGAACGTTTAAAATGTTTTTCTCAAACCTACGGCGTAACTGTTTTTCTAGAACCAGGAGAAGCCGCTATTACCAAAAGTACTACATTAGAAGTTAGCGTTCTTGACACATTATATAATAAAAAAAATCTTGCTATTGTTGATAGCTCAGTTGAATCACATATGCTTGATCTTTTAATCTATCGTGAAAATGCTAAATTAGAGCCAAATCACGGTCCTTATGAGATTATGGTTTGCGGTAAATCCTGTCTTGCTGGAGATATTTTTGGAACATTTCAATTTCCTGAACCCCTGAAAATAGGTGACAAATTATCCTTTCAAGATGCTGCAGGATACACAATGGTTAAAAAAAATTGGTTTAATGGCGTTGCAATGCCTGCCATTGTCATTAAAGAATGTAATGGGACTTTAAAACTTCAACGTCAATTTAGCTATAATGATTACAAAAACAGCCTTTCATAA
- a CDS encoding saccharopine dehydrogenase family protein has translation MKKNVLIIGAGGVAQVVAHKCAQNNDLLGEIHIASRTQKKCDAIIASIQEKKATKVEGIIKSHALNAMDVEKIIKLIQKTKCEIVINVGSSFLNMSVLSACIETKCAYIDTAIHEDPLKICETPPWYGNYEWPRRQECEKAGITAILGAGFDPGVVNAYAALARDSYFDTITDIDIIDINAGSHGRWFATNFDPEINFREFTGQVWSWQNKQWTSNQMFEISHEWDLPVVGKQKAYMTGHDEIHSLSKNLDVPNIRFWMGFSEHYITVFTVLKNLGLLSEQPIRTAEGQEVVPLKVVKAVLPDPASLAPNYKGKTCIGNFFKGTKNGNSKEVFIYNIADHKQAFNETGAQGISYTAGVPAAAAAILIAIGSWDVKTMVNVEELPPHPFLKYLDHMGLPTYVREQQKDKNYSFNLLI, from the coding sequence ATGAAAAAAAACGTTCTCATTATTGGTGCTGGCGGTGTTGCACAAGTTGTTGCTCATAAATGTGCCCAAAACAATGATCTTCTTGGTGAAATTCATATCGCTTCACGAACACAAAAAAAATGTGACGCAATCATTGCTTCCATTCAAGAAAAAAAAGCTACAAAGGTGGAAGGCATTATCAAAAGTCATGCACTCAATGCAATGGATGTTGAAAAAATTATCAAACTTATTCAAAAGACAAAATGCGAAATCGTTATCAATGTTGGTTCCTCTTTTCTTAATATGTCTGTTCTTTCAGCTTGTATTGAAACCAAATGCGCTTATATCGATACAGCGATTCATGAAGACCCTTTGAAAATTTGTGAAACACCCCCTTGGTATGGCAATTATGAATGGCCCAGACGTCAGGAATGCGAAAAAGCTGGTATCACTGCTATTTTAGGAGCAGGTTTTGATCCTGGTGTTGTTAATGCTTATGCAGCATTAGCACGCGATAGTTATTTCGATACAATTACCGATATTGATATTATTGATATCAATGCCGGAAGTCATGGACGTTGGTTTGCCACAAATTTTGATCCAGAAATTAACTTTCGGGAATTCACAGGACAAGTGTGGTCATGGCAAAATAAACAATGGACTTCTAACCAAATGTTTGAAATTAGTCATGAATGGGATTTACCGGTTGTTGGAAAACAAAAGGCTTACATGACAGGACACGATGAAATACATTCCTTATCCAAAAATCTTGATGTTCCCAATATTCGTTTTTGGATGGGTTTCAGTGAACATTACATTACTGTCTTTACCGTTCTCAAAAATCTTGGACTCTTATCCGAACAGCCTATCAGAACAGCAGAAGGTCAAGAAGTTGTTCCTTTGAAAGTTGTGAAAGCTGTTTTACCTGATCCAGCCTCTTTAGCACCAAATTATAAAGGAAAAACTTGTATTGGAAATTTTTTTAAAGGTACAAAAAATGGAAATTCAAAAGAAGTTTTTATCTATAATATAGCTGATCACAAACAAGCTTTTAATGAAACTGGTGCACAGGGAATTTCTTATACAGCTGGAGTACCTGCTGCTGCTGCTGCTATTCTTATTGCTATTGGCTCATGGGATGTTAAAACGATGGTGAATGTAGAAGAACTACCACCACATCCTTTCCTAAAATATCTCGATCATATGGGACTTCCAACCTATGTAAGAGAACAGCAGAAAGATAAAAATTACAGTTTTAATTTACTCATATAA